The Mesotoga sp. Brook.08.105.5.1 sequence GTGTCCAGGTTCTTCGTCAGAGCGGAGTTGATCAAAGACGCCGATTCTTTTAGAATTCTCTCGGAGGTGAATGATGTGTCTACAAGTTACAAAGATTTGCATGTATGGCAGCTCAGCATGGATTACGTTATGGAAATCTACAGATTAACCAGAGACTTTCCTGACTATGAGAAATACGGTCTCGGTTCTCAGCTCCAAAGATCTGCTGTATCCATTCCTTCCAATATCGCCGAAGGTTCTGGAAGGCAACATAGAAAGGAGTTCATTCAATTCCTCTACCTCGCGAGAGGTTCTCTTCTTGAATCGCTTACTCAACTTGCCATAGCAAATAGGCTCGGCTACATTAACGACAGCTGTCTTGAATCAATCGAAGCCGTCGGCACAAAGATCAACATGATGATCAACAAACTGATCAGTTCTTTGAAGAAACCCGGGCTGTAAGCCCGGGCATCCAAGAACGAAGAACAGATCCTCGCTCTGGAACGAACAACTAATGTGGTCAGATAAGGTTAAACAACTCATTCTTCTGGGTGTCGATCACTGCCGCGTAGTCTACCGCATAATTTGAAGGGATTGCCTTCAGAGTTATGAGGTTTCCCATCACAGTCTCGACTTCAGACTGAGTGAGACTCTCCTTGGGCTCCTTTATGTAGAAGCCCTTGGACTTCTTCGCGGTTGAATCGTACCACCTAACGCTCAGGTTTCTCATTTGAGTTCCTCCTTTCGAATAACGGTTCTCCGTTGACCGTCATCCGTCCTCCGAAAAAGCTGTAAAGTGCAGTGGCATTGCATTTTCGATCCTAATCGGCGAACGGACTACGGCCTACGGTTACATTGTTTCACCGGTCAGAGGTAAGAAGCTATTGAATTTCTAACCTCCAGCCTCTACCCTCTTACATCAATCTCTTAATCGATCGGTCCGAGGGTCTGGGTTTCAACTAGCTTGATATCGGCGATGATGTAATCGGTGAGGCTTGCGATGTTATAGGCTGCGTCATAAGCCTCCTGAGCAGTCATTGCCGAATCGACCTTGAGAGTCTGTCTCGAGAGGACTGGTTTGTCGTCCTCAATGACACCTGTATCCCAGGTGATCGAGAGTGACTTCTCAGTACCTACTACCATTACAGTTGTGCCAAGTCCCATGAAAATTCCTCCTTTTCTTTCAGTTGCAAGTTACAAGTCGCAAGATGCAAGTAAGACCTGGATCTTTCTTCTCTTGCAACTGAGAACTCACAACTTGCAACTGCTCTTCTTCGTGGCCACGTGACAAGAGAATAACGTTAAATCTCTGTAAAAGCCAAGTACCTGATTCTCAGTCAAGGAATATGTTCAAAGCATTACGAAGGGCAAAACAAGCAGATTTGAGAAACATCCTTAAAAAGATTCTACTTTTTCGCGAAATTGTTACTCTCTATGATTCCCATGAATGCTCACTTTCATAACATTTTCTCTGGACTTTAGTCGTGTTTCTTGTTAGTATTTGATTGGTGACCATAGGCAATACACAATACAATGAATCTATTATGTCGAAGGAGGTTAAATGTTGATCTTAAAGCGTCTAAGAAGAAATAAGGGACTGTCTATTCAGGAGGTCGCAGAGAGGCTTGGGATAAGCAGGCAGAAATACTCGAGGATCGAGAAGTCACCGGAAGAGCTGAAAGACTTCTTTCTCGCAGACAGAATAGCGAGCATATTCTCTATGCCTGTAGAGGTTCTCTTCGAACGCTTCAGCGTGAGAGTGTCGCCACTAACGCTTCCTGAAGAGATGGACGAAAGGAGGGATGCAAATAGAGATATTCAGAGAGGCACGCCATCGCAGTGGTTTGACTCAGAAGCAGCTGGCGGAAAGGGTCGGACTGAGTGAGAACTATATCTGTGCGATCGAAAACGGGAGGATTACCCCGCTGTTCAACAAGGCGGACAGGATCGCGAAGGAACTGGCAGTACCCGTTGAATTCCTGTTCACCTGTTATGTGAGACTTTCAAGGCTGCCAAGGTTCAAGGAACTCATGTATCTCTACAACCTGGGATACGACATTAGTCCGTATGAGACCGAGGAAGTGTGAGTGAGAACAGGTCAACCGTCGATGGTCAACCGTCCAAAGATCCGCTGGCCGCTTGGAAAAGCAAGGCAACAAGAAGAAAGGTCATCAGTCAGCGGTCCGCCGTCCTCCGGGAAGAACAGAACTGAAGAAGAAGACCGGACGTCAGAAAGACTTAAGAAATGTGGAGGTTTGAAATGTCATTTGGTTTCAAGAATCTGGAAGTTTGGAAAGTAAGCAAGTCCTTCCCAAAGGATGTTTACCAGTTGACCGCCGCTTTTCCTTCAGATGAGAGGTATGGTCTTGTCGCTCAATTAAGGCGGGCAGCGCAAAGCGGATTTTCTGAACGAGACGGTTGCCCAGCTGGAGATTTCCTTTGAGTTTGGCTATATGAATCCAGATCAGCTTGAACTAATCGAGAAGAAGGCCGAAAGCATTAATAGAATGCTCTGGAAACTCTCCAAATCTCTTGAAAAATCGGAGGACCGATGACGGTTGACTGAGGACGGCTCTTCCAGCGATCAGCGGGTTCATCGCTTTTAAGCGCACAGCGGTTCTTATGCAACTCACAACTTGGCACTTGCAACTGGTTTTCGCTTGCAACTGGTTTTCCCTTGCAACTTGCAACTCAGAACTTGCAACTGAACTAATGAAAGGAAGGTGATTCGCCATGAATCCGGCAGTAAAAAACGAGAACGGACCTCTGGCAGGAGATCCGCTCTCAAGAAACAACTATTACAGGACACAACTAAATACTATCACTTTCAAACGGGAAAGGTCTAATTCTGTTTACCCTTTTTGCAACAGTGATATTACTTCGTCAATTCCCGCAGAAGAAGTGTCAGGAAGAGGACAGAATCTCTCTTGTCCATACATTTCCAGGCAATTAGCTCCTGAGAAATCGGAGAACGGAGAACGGCTGACGGAGAACCGTCACCCGTTCCCCTTATCCTATTCCCGAATCAAAGCCTTCGTGGAATGTCCTCACAGGTTCTATCTCCGTTATTTTGAAGGCCTGCCAGAAGCTCAGGGAGAGGGAAGAAAACATAACGGGCTCATCTTGAGGGCGGTGTTCAACGCTTATCTCGGTAATTCTCCCACTCCCCTTCTCTTTGGAGAGAATCTCAAGAGGGATATGGAGCAGATAGAGTTCGGAGTTCAATTCCTCAAGAGCAAAGATGTTCTTGCTCTCAATATCCCCTTCGCTCTGGACAGATTCTCCAATCCAATACCATTCGATGAACCGGAAGTCGTGTTTAGGGGAGTGGCGCAGTGTCTTTACACTGCGCCGGGGCCGGAGACAGGTGGTAGCAGGTTCGTAAGATCTAATTCAGAGTCTTGTGAGGAATTAGCCTATCACGGATCTGACTCAAAGCAAAGAGTTGATCTTCCCGAACACCTGACCGACAATTTCTGGTCTTCTTCATCTGATCAAGATAACGTGTTGGAGAGTTCTGGTCCTACCCCCTACCACGAGCCCGCAACCCCGGCACTTGTTCTCTGCCACTTTAAGGCGGGCTTTGGCGATCCCGACTGGGAGAGGCTTCTTATATACGCCTGGGCCTTATCGAGAGTGGGATATAACATAGGCAGGATCGAATGGGTCTCTCTTTCTGCAGGTGCTTCTTTCTCGAAAGAGATAACGAAAGAGAACCTCGAAGAGGCGGGAATCAATCTCTTCGCCTGGATAAAACAGATCCTTCAGAGCGACTTTTCGCCCGAAGCAGGAGACCACTGCTCTTACTGCCTGTATCATTCACTCTGTCCTCTCATGGAGAAGCTTGGAGAGGATCTCACGATAAGTGACAGTGACTCTCTAAAGAACACCCTTCAGAAGACAGTCGCCTTTCAGGAAGGGGCGAAGAAGATGAAGAAACTCGCAGATGAATTCATAGACAGGGAAGGGATAGGAAAGGTGGAGCTAAGTGGCTATGAATACGCTAGCGACGAAGCTCCTACTCAGATAAGGCTTCTGGATAGAGAGGCCGCTCTGGATACTGTCGTTAGTCTTCCAGATCCATTCAAATTCATCACGTTCAAGAACCTTTCGGAGCTGGTCGACTATCTTCCCGAAGAAGCCTACGAGAAGAAAGAGAAACTGAAGCCGGTGAGGAGGTTTCGAAGAGCCGCTGATCGCTGAACGCTGGGGGTATGGGGTAGCGGGTTCGTAAGATCTTGACCTACCCCCTACCCCGCCCCCGCTACCACGACTCAAATTTGGAGGTTTTACCGTGAATTACATAGAACTGATTAACAACTTTTGGATACAGCACAGGCGGTTTCATTTCAATGAAAAGGAGATTTCCATGTTCTTCTTTTTGCTCGACAGGGCGAATGAGTTATTCTGGCCCGAGAGTTTTTCCATGCCGTGCAGTGTATTCAGGAAAGAGTTCGGCTGGACGAGAAATCAGGTGAGATGGGCGAGGAGTAAACTGATCGAAACCGGCATTATTAGCTATTCTTCAGGCGATAAAGGCAGGAATGGAAAGTACTCTTTCACCGTGACATTTCTACGCGCATCTTCAACGCAATGTGTGAGCAATCCATGCGCACTTTCCGCGCACAGCGATGAGTTAATAGAAACCTCGCCAGAACTGGAAGAGCGGTCCTCTGAAATGTGCGATTGTGAAGATTCGACGCGCAAGTCATGCGCAGACAACGCGCAACTTTCGCGCGAACCACGCACACGCACATTATATATAAACAAAACAAAACAAGACAAAACAAAACTAAAAAACATTCTTTCTCCTTACGGAGAAACGAAAGCTTTGCTTTCGGATTCAACGGAAAAAGGGGTTGATAATGAAGAGAAAGAAGAGATTTCTGAAGTCGCGAAGAAAGTCTCTCTTGTGCAAACAGAGTTGGAGAATGATTCGCAAGAGCTTCTTCACGGAGATACTTCTCCCGGCGAAATGGCCGTTTCCGGAATCAAATCGAACGGGAATGAACAATTGCGTCAAGGCGAAGGCGGACCTCCGGAAGAAGTGCAGGCGGAAGGTTGTTTGGTCGTTCCCTTGTTCGAGATGAACAATCAAAAAGAAAAGCAGGATGGGGAAAGTCAGGAAGATTTCTCCTATCTCGACTCCTGTTCGAGGTACGAGAGAGACGTTATGGAGACGTGGGAGGCGATAATAGGGCCCTTCGAGAGGGAATGGATCCCATTGCTGAGAGAAGCCCTCAATAAATGCTACCCCTCTCAGATAAAGACTGCGATCATAGCGATAGACAGATCGAAACACGAAGTCCTCGAAGAGATAGGCTTCGAATATCTTATGCAGCCTCTTCTAAGGGGCGCATTCGGAAGGAGAGCGAATAGAAATGGAAGAAAAGATTGGAGCGATTCTGGATCGTTTAGAGATCCTATCGAAAAGTTCAAGAATCCCGCAAGAGAAAAACCCAAAACACTCGAAGAACTCCTCAAATACACGGTATAGCAAAGACGAGGCGATAGAAGAGTGCATGAGGAACTGTCCCGGTCCGGAGAAGTGCCCTTACGGGGGATATATAATCTACGCCAGCGAAGACCCACAGTACAGCGACCTCATGTACGAGTGCTCGATATACAGAGAATTCAGAAGGGTAAAGGAGAACATGGAGAGGCTGATAAAAGTTCTTCCCAAAGGGCTTTGGGAGAGAAGACTGGATAACTTCATCGCTGAAGATGAAGTGACTGAAAGGGCGCTGGATCTCTCGAAGAAGTATGTGAGACACAGGGCGTGGAAGATAGGGTCGAACTTCATCCTTTTGGGAGGCTACGGAACCGGAAAGACTCACCTCGCGGCGGGAATTGCGATAGAGGCGGTCAACATGGGAGATACAGTCGCTTTCATAACCGCTCCGTCTCTGAAGATCGGAGACTTCAAGACGATCTCCGAGAAGATACAGGAGTGTTCGGGGGTTGACCTTCTCGTTATTGACGACCTCAGCAACGAGACGGAAAACAAGATGACCACAGACAAGATATTCGAACTGATAAACCACAGGTATGAACAAGGGGCGGGAACGATAATAACCTCCAACCTGAACTTAACT is a genomic window containing:
- a CDS encoding four helix bundle protein codes for the protein LGSSFRRYASMFLVQKSKEQFFVPELRALFLVQKSDENSSLFRHFVSRFFVRAELIKDADSFRILSEVNDVSTSYKDLHVWQLSMDYVMEIYRLTRDFPDYEKYGLGSQLQRSAVSIPSNIAEGSGRQHRKEFIQFLYLARGSLLESLTQLAIANRLGYINDSCLESIEAVGTKINMMINKLISSLKKPGL
- a CDS encoding DUF2922 family protein; translation: MRNLSVRWYDSTAKKSKGFYIKEPKESLTQSEVETVMGNLITLKAIPSNYAVDYAAVIDTQKNELFNLI
- a CDS encoding DUF1659 domain-containing protein gives rise to the protein MGLGTTVMVVGTEKSLSITWDTGVIEDDKPVLSRQTLKVDSAMTAQEAYDAAYNIASLTDYIIADIKLVETQTLGPID
- a CDS encoding helix-turn-helix transcriptional regulator, giving the protein MILKRLRRNKGLSIQEVAERLGISRQKYSRIEKSPEELKDFFLADRIASIFSMPVEVLFERFSVRVSPLTLPEEMDERRDANRDIQRGTPSQWFDSEAAGGKGRTE
- a CDS encoding helix-turn-helix transcriptional regulator, giving the protein MTQKQLAERVGLSENYICAIENGRITPLFNKADRIAKELAVPVEFLFTCYVRLSRLPRFKELMYLYNLGYDISPYETEEV
- a CDS encoding four helix bundle protein, with amino-acid sequence MSFGFKNLEVWKVSKSFPKDVYQLTAAFPSDERYGLVAQLRRAAQSGFSERDGCPAGDFL
- a CDS encoding PD-(D/E)XK nuclease family protein, translating into MNPAVKNENGPLAGDPLSRNNYYRTQLNTITFKRERSNSVYPFCNSDITSSIPAEEVSGRGQNLSCPYISRQLAPEKSENGERLTENRHPFPLSYSRIKAFVECPHRFYLRYFEGLPEAQGEGRKHNGLILRAVFNAYLGNSPTPLLFGENLKRDMEQIEFGVQFLKSKDVLALNIPFALDRFSNPIPFDEPEVVFRGVAQCLYTAPGPETGGSRFVRSNSESCEELAYHGSDSKQRVDLPEHLTDNFWSSSSDQDNVLESSGPTPYHEPATPALVLCHFKAGFGDPDWERLLIYAWALSRVGYNIGRIEWVSLSAGASFSKEITKENLEEAGINLFAWIKQILQSDFSPEAGDHCSYCLYHSLCPLMEKLGEDLTISDSDSLKNTLQKTVAFQEGAKKMKKLADEFIDREGIGKVELSGYEYASDEAPTQIRLLDREAALDTVVSLPDPFKFITFKNLSELVDYLPEEAYEKKEKLKPVRRFRRAADR
- a CDS encoding ATP-binding protein, which translates into the protein MRNCPGPEKCPYGGYIIYASEDPQYSDLMYECSIYREFRRVKENMERLIKVLPKGLWERRLDNFIAEDEVTERALDLSKKYVRHRAWKIGSNFILLGGYGTGKTHLAAGIAIEAVNMGDTVAFITAPSLKIGDFKTISEKIQECSGVDLLVIDDLSNETENKMTTDKIFELINHRYEQGAGTIITSNLNLTDFDGTVGARIFSRLSERTAIMRLEGVKSYREKKRERYVAWTRDEFQDASSKL